In Romboutsia lituseburensis, a genomic segment contains:
- the aroE gene encoding shikimate dehydrogenase produces the protein MNINSMTKIIGLLGHPVKHSFSPQIHNYLCEKYNQNNIYCCFDVEKQKLKSAVEGIKTFGMIGCNVTIPHKVDIIKYIDQIDKNADIIGAVNTIKNIDGKLIGFNTDGVGFVKSILEKGYALKNKRVLIIGAGGACRSICVELASQGVSYLEIRNRSLDKANQISKTIKNNFSLDVICDTKSIDENDLNNIDILINTTPIGMESKLCPIDENLTPKGNILVCDIVYKPHNTALLNWAKKNNLNVVHGIDMLINQGLHAFYIWTGIKATKEDEEYIKDLYNKM, from the coding sequence ATGAACATAAATTCAATGACTAAAATAATAGGTCTTTTAGGACATCCTGTAAAACATAGTTTTTCACCACAAATTCATAATTATTTATGTGAAAAATATAATCAAAATAATATATATTGTTGTTTTGATGTAGAAAAACAAAAACTAAAATCAGCAGTAGAGGGTATAAAAACATTTGGTATGATAGGATGCAATGTAACTATTCCGCATAAAGTAGATATTATTAAATACATAGATCAAATAGATAAAAATGCTGACATAATTGGGGCAGTAAATACAATAAAAAATATAGATGGAAAATTAATTGGTTTTAATACTGATGGAGTAGGATTTGTAAAATCTATTTTAGAAAAAGGATATGCATTAAAAAATAAAAGAGTTTTAATAATAGGGGCTGGAGGAGCATGTAGAAGTATATGTGTAGAATTAGCATCGCAAGGAGTTTCATATTTAGAGATAAGAAATAGAAGTTTAGATAAAGCTAATCAAATATCAAAAACGATTAAAAATAATTTTAGTTTAGATGTAATTTGTGATACTAAATCTATAGATGAAAATGACTTAAATAATATAGATATATTAATAAATACAACTCCAATTGGTATGGAAAGTAAACTATGCCCTATAGATGAAAATTTGACCCCAAAAGGTAATATTTTAGTGTGTGATATAGTTTATAAACCTCATAATACAGCCCTATTAAATTGGGCTAAGAAAAATAATTTGAATGTGGTACATGGTATAGACATGCTTATAAATCAAGGCCTACATGCATTTTATATATGGACTGGAATAAAGGCGACTAAAGAGGATGAGGAATATATAAAAGACTTATATAATAAAATGTAA